One window of the Panthera uncia isolate 11264 unplaced genomic scaffold, Puncia_PCG_1.0 HiC_scaffold_212, whole genome shotgun sequence genome contains the following:
- the LOC125917635 gene encoding coiled-coil domain-containing protein 89-like, giving the protein MPQEEKAVRMDTPHTEEPFDKKDKKPEKQEEEMEFKELGGLREALANLRGLSEEEKSEKAMLCSRIQEQSQLICILKRRSDEALERCQILELLNTELEEKRMLEAEKLKAVSEYAQKLEERFMTLAANHELMIRFKDEHKSQNVKLREENEKLRLENDSLFSQALKDQEAKVRQLTARSEALSKELETLKQRCTRDARQAQAREKELLELQSRQACAHAKETEQLHSQLQSLQQQHQQIAEQMAAAEQAHGSLKQELQARLQTVTREKDELLQLSMERGRALQSKQAEIRQLEEKLETADVARRYALQRFEQEAVAVDSNLRVRELQRRIDGIQKAYDELRLQSEAFKKHSLGLLSKERELNAKLRHLFP; this is encoded by the coding sequence ATGCCTCAGGAAGAAAAGGCTGTCAGGATGGACACTCCACATACTGAAGAACCCTTcgataagaaagacaaaaaaccagaaaagcagGAAGAGGAGATGGAGTTTAAGGAACTGGGCGGTCTGAGGGAGGCCTTGGCGAATCTCCGGGGACTGTCCGAGGAGGAGAAGAGCGAGAAGGCGATGCTTTGCTCCCGCATCCAAGAGCAGTCCCAGCTCATCTGCATCCTGAAGCGGAGGTCAGACGAGGCCCTGGAGCGCTGCCAGATCCTGGAGCtgctcaacacagagctggaGGAGAAGAGGATGCTGGAGGCTGAGAAGCTGAAGGCCGTGAGCGAGTATGCCCAGAAGCTGGAGGAACGCTTTATGACCCTGGCAGCCAACCACGAGTTGATGATCCGCTTCAAGGATGAACACAAGAGTCAGAACGTCAAGCTCAGGGAGGagaatgagaaactgaggctggagaatGACAGCCTCTTCAGCCAGGCTCTGAAGGACCAGGAGGCCAAAGTGCGCCAGCTCACCGCCCGGAGCGAGGCCCTCTCCAAGGAGCTGGAGACCCTGAAACAGAGGTGTACTCGGGATGCCCGCCAGGCAcaagccagagagaaagagctgCTGGAGCTGCAGAGCCGGCAGGCCTGTGCCCACGCCAAGGAGACAGAGCAGCTGCACAGCCAGCTGCAGAGCCTccagcagcagcaccagcagaTCGCGGAGCAGATGGCCGCGGCGGAGCAAGCTCACGGCAGCCTGAAGCAGGAGCTGCAGGCCAGACTGCAGACGGTCACTCGCGAGAAAGATGAGCTGCTGCAGCTGTCCATGGAAAGGGGCAGGGCGCTTCAGAGCAAGCAAGCGGAGATCCGCCAGCTTGAGGAGAAGCTGGAGACAGCAGATGTGGCCAGAAGGTATGCGCTACAGAGGTTTGAGCAGGAGGCCGTGGCCGTGGACAGTAACTTGAGAGTACGAGAACTTCAGCGCAGGATCGATGGGATCCAGAAGGCCTATGATGAACTCAGGCTGCAGTCTGAAGCCTTCAAAAAGCACAGCCTGGGCCTTTTAAGCAAGGAGAGAGAACTCAACGCCAAACTCCGCCATCTCTTCCCATAG